The genomic region GCGCTAGGCTACCACGGGCGACCGTTCACGTCCTGATCGCGTGATTCGACCGTGGCGGCTGACACATAGCCCCGGGCTTGCTCGGGTTTTTCTTCGATTGATGACAGAAAGACCCCGGGCAAGCCCGGGACTATTTAGGTCGCAATCCGATATGGCGTCCTAATCCGAGAGGTCATCGCGCCCGCGCACCGCGCTCGCGATGGCGGTCGCCAGTTCCAATGGTGTGACGGGTTTGCTCATGTGCACGTCGAACCCCGCTGCCAGCGCGAGTCGGCGGTCGCCGAGGGTGGCGTAGGCGGTCAGCGCGATCGCGGGGAGGTGACGGGCGTGGCCGTCGGCCTGTTCGCGCTCGCGCAGGATGCGCACGAGCGCGTAACCGTCCTGGCCGGGCATGCCGATGTCGCTCACCAGCACGTCGGGGCGGAAGGTGTCGATCATCGCCAGCGCCTCGTCGACCGACGCCACCGCGCGCGACGTGGCGCCGGCCTCGCGTAGCACGACGGCCACCAGGGAGCGCACGTCCGGCTCGTCGTCCACCGTTAGCACGCGCACGCCCGCCAGCGACGGCTGCGCCTGCTTCTCGAGCCTCGTCGCCAGCGTGGCGGTGGCATGACCGTTGGTCTCGGGCGACACCACGACCGCCGGCACGTCGGCGCTTGCGTCGTCTTCGATGTGCGCGCCATGCGACACTGGCCCGTTCTGCACCGCCAGCAACGGCAGCGCGACGATGAACGTGGCGCCCTTGCCGTCCCCCTCGCTCTCGGCCCGCACCGAGCCGCCGTGCGACTCGACCAGGTGGCGCACGATCGCCAGCCCCAACCCCAATCCGCCATGGCTGCGGCGGCTGGTGCTGTCTGCCTGGCGGAAGCGGTCGAAGACGTAGGGCAAGAACTCGGGCGCGATGCCCTTGCCCGAGTCGATCACGTGAATCTCCATGTGCGACTCGCTGCGCCCCACGCGCACGGTCACGTGCCCGCCGCGCGGCGTGAACTTGATCGAGTTGCTCAGCAGGTTCCACACCACCTGCTGCAACCGCCCTGCGTCGCCCATCACCACATCGGAACCGGGATCGACCACCAGCTCCATGGTGATCTGCTTCCCGCCGGCGGCCAGCTGCAGCGCCTCGATCGATTGTTCGACGATCGCGCCAAGCGAGGTCGGCGTCACCTCGAGCCGAAGCTTGCCCGAGATGATGCGCGACACGTCCAGCAGGTCCTCGATCAACTGAGCCTGGCTGCGCGCGTTGCGCTCGATGATCTCCAGCCCCTCGGCGAGGTCGTCGCCCGTGCTGTTGGGCGTCCGCAGCATGGCCGCCCAACCGAGAATGGCGTTCAGCGGCGTGCGCAGCTCGTGGCTGAGCGTCGCGAGGAACTCGTCCTTCATGCGGTTGGCGTTCTCCGCCTCCAGCCGCGCGGCCTGGCTGGAGGCGTACATGCGGTCGCGCTCCTGCTCGGCGCGCTTCTGGTCGTCGATGTCGGTCGCCGTGCCGAACCACTTCTGGATGCGCCCGTTCTCGTCCTTCCACGGCACGCACCGACCGATGTGCCAGCGATACGCGCCGTCGCTGGCCCGGCGGAAGCGGTACTCGCAGTCGAACGGCACGCCCTCCTGCGCCGACCGCTGCCACGCCATCGTGCAACCGCCCAGGTCGTCGGGATGCACGATCTCGAAGAACCGCAGCACGGTTTCCTCGGCGTTCAGGCCCGTGTACTCGAACCACCGCTGGTTCACGTAATCGCAGTAGCCGTCGGCGTTGGCGGTCCAGACGATCGTCGGAATGCTCTCGGCGAGGAAGCGGTACTTCGCCTCGCTGTCCTCCAGGCGTTTCTGCGCGTCGCGCAGTTCGGCGCGCTCGCGCGATTCCTTCAGCGCACGCGACACGGCCGGCACCAGGCGATCCATGCGGTGCTTCAGCACGTAATCGGTCGCGCCGGCCTTCAGCAGGTCGATCGCCACCTCTTCGCCGATCGTGCCCGACACGAAGATCAACGGCAGGTCCGGGTGCAGCTTGCGCACCTGCGCCAGCGCGTCGGGCACGTCGTAGTGCGGCACGTTGTAATCGGACAGGATCAGGTCGAACTGCCCGGTGCGCACGGCGTCCAGAAACCCCTCGGGGCTGTCGACGCTCGTCACGTCGAACTCGAAGCGCCCATCGCGCAGCGTCTCGATCGTCAGCTCGGCGTCGAGCGGACTGTCTTCCAACAACAAGACGGACAACTTCTTCACGCGCGACATCTCCAACGCACACTCAGGACCACGGCCGCGCATCGCGAGCCGTCAACGGTCGGGCAGATCGGAACCTGGCATCGTGTCGTCATTGTAGACACGCACTTACCATCGACCCGTTGCACGACGCACGAAAAAATGTGCCCCGCCCCATCGCGTGCGCAAATCGATCGCACGCGCGCGTGGCCATTCGGTGGATGGGAACGTCATCGTCGGGACGTCACGCTGCCCGGTGGCGGCTGGTTGATGACGGCCCAGAACAAGCCCATCTCCTTGATCGCCTCGACGAAGTCGCCGAAGTCGACCGGTTTCACCACGTACGCGTTCACGCCCAGCTTGTAGCTGCGCAGCAGGTCCTGCTCCTCGCGCGAGCTGGTGAGCATGACGACCGGCACCTGCATGAGGTCCGCGTCCTGCTTGATCGCTTCCAGCACCTGCAGCCCATCGACCTTGGGCAGTTTCAGGTCCAGCAGCACGACCGAGGGCATGCCCTTGGCGCGAAGCTTGAAGATGCCCTCCATGCGCAGGTAGTGCAGCGCCTCTTCGCCGTCGCGCACCACCACGACCTCGTTGGCTAGGTGGTTCTCGGCGAGCGCGGCGAGCGTGAGCTCGATGTCGTTGGGGTTGTCCTCAACGAGCAGTATCGGTTTCAGATCGGCCATGTGCTGGGTCCTGCTGCTGGGTCTTTCTTGGTAACGAGAAGTAGAACGTCGCCCCTTCGCCGAGCGCGCTCTCGGCCCAGGTGCGGCCACCGTGCCTTTCTATTGTACGCCTGACGTTCGCCAAGCCAATTCCGGTTCCTTCGAAGTCCTCCATTCGATGCAACCGCTGGAAGACGCCGAACAGCTTGTCGCGGTAGCGCGGGTCGAAGCCCGCGCCGTTGTCGCGGACGAGGAAGACGTCTTCGTTGCCTTCAACGCGGTGACCCACCTCGACGATCGCCTCGGGCTTGGGGCGCGTGTACTTGACGGCGTTCGACAGCAGGTTGCGCACGGCCGAGCGCAGCATCGTCACGTCGGCGATCACGTTGGGCAGTTCACCGACATGCCAGGTGATCGTCCGGCTGCCCGCCTCGGCCATCTGCACTTCGCCGATCACCTCGTCCACCAGTCGCCTCATGTCGATCTCCATCGGTCGCAGCGCGGTGCGGCTCATCTGCGAGAAGGCCAGCAGCCCGTCGACCAGCGTGCCGGCAAAGCGGGCGGAATCGGTGATGGTGCGCAGGTACCTGCGGCTCGTGTCGTCCAGGTTGCTCGTGCGTTTCTGGAGCAATTCGGAATAGCCGACGATGTGCCGGAACGGCGCCCGCAGGTCGTGCGACACCGAATACGAGAACGCCTCCAACTCACGGTTGGTGCGCTGCAGTTCACCGGTAAGCGCCGCCAGTTCCTCGGCGCGCTTCAGCACGATGCGGACGATGGCGTCGCGCATCTCGGCAGCCGATTCGATCTCGAACGTCGACCATGCCAGCGACTGGTGGCGCACCGTTTCTTTCCACTGGTCGAAGCTGTTGCGCGGCGTGAGGGCCCGCGGCACCTCGGGCGCGGCGGACGCGTCGCTGTCGGACCCGACCTTGCGCGGGTCGCCGGCCCAATTGACGGTCTGAATGACTTCGGGTCGGAACCACAACACCCACGACGGCCGCGTGCGCGAGATGTTGATCGCAATCACCCCGCACGCCTTGTCCTCGTACGCCGCTGCCGGTGGGTAAACGGGAGCGATCGACTGCGTCGCAAACACATCTTCGGCAGAGCGCCCCTCGATCCACCGCAATAGCCCCGCCACTTGTTCACGCGATGGCGTGGCGCCGACCAGCAGCGTTCGATCGTCGAACACGAGTGCCGCGCCGGTGGCATCGGTGAGCCCCAGCAGTTGCTGCGGGCTGGCGGCCATGGCCTGCACGAAATCTTCGGCGCCGGCAATGCGCGCCAGCAGCGACGTGCGCAGCGACGCGTAGCGGATGCGCGCCTGAGCGGCCTCGGCGGCCTCCAGCGCGGCAACCTGCAGCGCCAGCACCTGCGCCACGTAATCGCATGCCGCCCGCACCTCGAACGACAGCGTGATCGGCGACGCGTGGTGGCATGCGATGAGCCCCCACAGGTTGCCGTTGCGCAGGATCGACACGCTCATCGACGCGCCGACGCCCATGTTCTTCAGATACTGGATGTGCACCGGCGACACGCTGCGCAAAATCGAGTACGACAGGTCGACCGGCTCGGTCTCGCGCGACAGGATCGGCACCGGCTTATAGTGAATGTCCGGGATCTGACGGATGCGGCTGGTTGTGTACAGCCGCCGGGCCTGCGCGGGGATGTCGCTGGCGGGAAAGTGCAGGCCGAGGAACGAGGGCATGTGTTCCGCCCGGCTCTCGGCGATCGTCCGGCCGTTCCAGTTCGCGTCGAAGCGGTAGACCTTTACGCGGTCGTAGCCGGTGAAGCGCCGCACCTCTTCGGCCGCGAACTGCGTCAGCTCTTCGATGGACGTTGCCGACTCCATGCGCGAGACCGCCTGCCGCACGACCGTGTACAAATCGCGAAACGAGAACGGCCGGGTCATCGCCGCCTCGAACTCGACGATGACCTGATCGCCCGCGAGCGATGCGATGACGTCGAACGGCAGGTCGAACCCCGGCAACGTGGTGGTGCAGGCGCAGCGCGCTTCCGCGTTTGATCCGTAAGACGTCGCGACGGCGTCAACCTGTCTCAATGTCGCGTCATCCACGACATCATTTACCGACATGCCGAGAAGGTCAGTCGCCTCTCGGTTAAAATAGTCGGCGGCATTCTCGCTGATGCGACGAATTCTTCGGTCAGCGTCAACAAGCATAAACATGCCATGAGCTTGAATCTGCTCAGGCACATGGATCGGTTCCCGATCGCATTCGGCAAGATTTGCCGGAAGTTGGTCTTCTGCTCGAATGGTCATCGACGAAGGTGACATCGCTTATGTTCCGGCGAAGTTTACCGAGTTCAGCAAAACGGGGGAACCACTGAAAAAGAGCGGGATTTCACTGATTTCGACCCAGGCCAACCAAATATAAGAGGCATTGGCCGCTCGCGAGTTTCTATCGTAAATCATATGCATGCAACGTGTGTCGACGTCCAATCTTGCTCAGTTAGGCGCGGCCATTTCTGGCACCGAATTCGCTCTACTGATCAAGGTGGAACACATGGTGGGATACAACGAGAACGGGTGCGGCGAACTGACATTCGCCGCACCCGCGGAAAGACTTAGGATGTTGAAACGGAGGAAACGGAATCAGTGAATTATGCCTTCGGAATCGTCACGTTGCCGGCAGTGGCAGTCTTATCGACGCCAAGCGAGTCGAAGATTGAGGTGCCGCTGTAGCACTTGACGCCCTTCCAGTGGTACCAGGCGACGTTGCTGTCATTGTCGAACACGTTGAAGTCCGCAGTGACGTTCATGGTCCGGAACGAATTCGTGGTGAAGTTCGGATCGGCATTGGCGATCGTCGAGTTCTGGAAGCGATTCGACTCGATCTTGATGTTCTGGATGGTGTACGGACGGTTCGCCATGTTTCGCAGTTCGAAACGATTGCCCGGCCCGAAGTAGTTGCCGCGGACCGTGATGTCCGTGCTCTCGGCGACGGTCAGGCCCGAGGCCACGTTCCCGTAGAAGCTGGCGCCTTGGACGCGGCCGGGACCGCCGTTGATTTCGATCAGCATGCCGGGACCCTGCTGATTGCTGTTGACGCCGATGTTGTCGTGGAAGAACCCGCCACTGATGACGAAGTCCTTGTTGTGCACGTCGAGCCAGAAGCCGGGGCCCTTGTTGTTGTACGAGTTCATGTTCAACACGTAGAGGCCTTCGGTGCGCGTCATCTTGCCGCCGCCCGATTCCCACGTGGCGCGGAACCCACGAGTGTTGTTGCCGTGAATCGTGTTGTCCACCAGCAGGCCGTTCACGGCCTGACCGGTCAGGCCCGTGTGACCGTTGTTGGTCATCACGTTGTTCTGAATCAGCACGTCGGTGCCGTAGATACCGAGCGCCACGGCGTTCATCATTTCGAACTTCGAGTTCTTCACGACCCAGCCGTCGGTCGTGCGCACCACCGGCTGCTGCGGGAAGTTGGCCGCGTGGCGGAAGTTCAGCCCGTCCACCGTGATGTACGCGGCGGTCGTCGTCGCCATCAGCGTCTGACGGGTTGACCCCAGCACGGTCTTCGAGCGGGCGTCGGCGTTGTCCGGCAGCCACACGTGGACCTTGTTGGCGTTCCAATCGACGTAGAACTCGCCAGCGCTGAGGGCCGACCAGCTGTGCACGTGCGTCAGCATCTTGTTGTTGTAGATGAACTGCTCGGCGTGGCCCGTTTCGGGCACGCTGCCGTGAACGCGGGTGCCGTTCGTGAAGAAGTCCTTGTCCCAGTCGGCGCTGTAGATATGGCTGGACCCGACGCGGCTCCAGCCGCTCATGACGTCGGCCCCGTCGATGAAGACGGTGCCCGGCTGCTGCGCCTTGAAGGTGATCGGCGCGGTCTCGGTGCCGCTCGTCTTCAACGTGACCGACTCGCGGTAGGTGCCGGGCAGGATGACGATGGTGTCGCCCGGACCTGCGAGGCTCGCGGCGTGGTTGATCGTGCGGAACGCGCTCGACGTGCTGCCGCCGCTGTTGCTGTTGTTGCCGCTCGTGCTCACGTAGAAGGTCTGGTCGACCGTCGGGTTCTTGATGGTGACGGTGATCGACGTCGACTTCTGCGCGCCGTCGTTGTCGGTGGCGCGGGCGGTCAGTGTGTACTTGCCGGCGGCGACGTTCAACCAGGCGACGCTGTGGGGCGCCTCGGTCGTGCTGTCGATCGGCGTGCCGTTGGCGAAGAACTCGACCTTGCTCACCTTGCCGTCCGTGTCGCTGGCAGCGGCGCGGATCACGTAGTGTCCGGGGTAGGCCTGCTCGGCGTGGTCGACCGGGTTGATGAACGACACGTTCGGCGCCACGTTGCCGTTGCTGGGCGATTGCGCCGGGATGTTGGGGTTGGTCGTGGTCGGCGGCTGGGTGGTCGTTGGGACGGTCTGGTTGACGACGTTGAACGTCAGCGTCTTGGACGTCGACGTGCCGGTGCCGCTCGTGTTGGCGTAGGCGGTCGCCTTGACCGTGTGCTTGCCGAGCGACGGCGCGGTCGACCAGTAGTCGTTGCCGCTGTCACCGGACAGCGTGAAGGGCGCGCCGACCTCCAGGCGATAATTGGAGTTCGAGTCGTAGCCGAAGCGCACGCTCTTGGTGGCGCCGTTGGCGTTGGCCATGATGTTGATCGACTTGCCGTTGGCCAACGTGCGCACGTTGATCGTGTCGCCGTCCCTGATCTCACCGATGATCTTGTTGGTCGTCGGGTCGATCAGCGAGAAGCTGTTGATCGTGGGCGTGCTGGTGCTGGGAGTCGTGGTCCCACCGCTGACGGCCGAGTTGATCACGTTGATCGCGAACGTCTTGGTCGACGACGCGGTGCCCGTTGCGCTCGGTCCGGCATAGCCGGTCACCTTGACGGTGTGGGACCCGACCGAGGGCTTCCAGGACCAGTAGTCGGCATATCCACCGTCACCGGCGATGGTGAACGGCGCGTAGTTCTCGGTTTGGTAGCTGCTGTTGCCGTCGACGCCGAACCGCACGCTCTTCGTGTATCCGTTGCCGTCGGCGCGCACGCTGATGCCACCGGAGTACTTCGAGAGGTCGATCGTCATGCCGTTGGTGAAGTTGCCGATCACCTTGTCGGTACGGGCGTCGATCAGCAGGACGTTGTTGATCGCGGGGCTGTTCGAGGACGTGAACTGCCCCAGGTCGCCGGGGAGCGACGGGTTCCACGTCGGCATCTCGACCTGCTGCTCGCCGGTCGCGGGATTGATCGTGGGCTTGGTGCCGGTGCCGGTGCCGGTGCCGGTGCCGTTGAGGTTGAGGTTGAGGTTGAGGGACTTCACCGTGACGTTGCCCGGCAGGTCCAGGGCGGTCGGCGGGGAGAGCACGGCGTTGGTGCCCGAGCGGTTGATCGTGTTGTTGCCGTGGCCATCGACGACCATGTCGCCGGGGGCGACCGTGATGTTGTCGTTCCCGTCACCACCGTACACCAGGTCGGTGCCGCTACCGGTGACGATCGTGTCGTCGCCAGCGCCACCGTAGATCGTGGCGCCGATCTCGATCTTGGAGCTGACCGTGATCGTGTCGTTGAGCAAACCCCCACGGATCTGGATGCGCTTCACCTCAGCGAGCGCCACCCGCTGGAGCACCTTTTGACCTTCGGTCACCTGGATGCGCGAGCCATCCTCGGAGAGCGAGAGGTTGATTCGGTTGCTCGCCTGAGCTTCACCGGTGACGGCCAACACCCCGTCCTGCAGGACGGAGGTCGACATCAGGCGGCGATCCTCAAGGGTTTCGATTTTCGTCCGTGCCGTCTTGTTCTTTTTATTGTACGTCATGGTGAACTCATCGACTGGCGGCCGACGCTATTTGGGTGCTATTTCCAGTACTGGAAAACTATTTTCGCGCTACCACTCCATTTGCAATCCAACCAGCCCGCAGGATCCGTCCGGCTTCACGCCCGATAATGGGCGCGGTATCACTGCTGACGGTCGGGGGACCATCCACGGTGCGTGTCGCGTTGCGTCACGCACTTCGAGCGATCTGGTTTTAAAAGGGACCGGGCGACGACGCCGTCAATGCTGACGGTATTAGACGAAACCCACTGCGGTCCAAACTTCCCTAAGTGACGCAGGCGAGACCTGCGTTACCAGCCCGAGTTGCCGAACAGCCCGTTCGTGCAACCCCATATTCGATGGCAATGAAATAAGCCATCGAACAGGACCGTACAAGTCAGATATGCCGGATAAATAACATTTTTTTCCCGATGTGACGCGCCTGCCTGACGATCAGGCAACATTCAGCGACACATCGGAAATATCGAGGGAAAATGTGCGGTGGATCAAACCGTTATGCCGATTGACGGCTCGCGGAATAGGCAATCGCGCGGGCGTATACGTCCAACAGCAAATGCAGGTTCTGCTCGGCGCTGTAGCAGGTCTCAAACTCGCGGCGAACCACGTCGCGCATTGAGGCCAATCGTTGGGGCGCATCCAGAAGGTCGTTGACCTTCGCCACCAGATCGGTTGCGTCGCCCGGGCGGAAGCGCAGTCCCGTGCGGCCGTCGTCCACCACCTCGGCAATCGCGCCAATGTCGGCAGCGACGACCGGCGTGCCCTTGGCGTACGCCTCAATCGCCACGCGGCCGAACGTCTCGTACCACTCGGATGGGAAGACGAGCACCGTCGCCCGCCCGATCAGGTCGTACGTCTCGGCCAACGGTTTCGATCCCAGCGCCTCGACGTTCAACCCACGCTCGCGCGCCGCCTGCACCAAGGGC from Tepidisphaeraceae bacterium harbors:
- a CDS encoding response regulator; this encodes MKKLSVLLLEDSPLDAELTIETLRDGRFEFDVTSVDSPEGFLDAVRTGQFDLILSDYNVPHYDVPDALAQVRKLHPDLPLIFVSGTIGEEVAIDLLKAGATDYVLKHRMDRLVPAVSRALKESRERAELRDAQKRLEDSEAKYRFLAESIPTIVWTANADGYCDYVNQRWFEYTGLNAEETVLRFFEIVHPDDLGGCTMAWQRSAQEGVPFDCEYRFRRASDGAYRWHIGRCVPWKDENGRIQKWFGTATDIDDQKRAEQERDRMYASSQAARLEAENANRMKDEFLATLSHELRTPLNAILGWAAMLRTPNSTGDDLAEGLEIIERNARSQAQLIEDLLDVSRIISGKLRLEVTPTSLGAIVEQSIEALQLAAGGKQITMELVVDPGSDVVMGDAGRLQQVVWNLLSNSIKFTPRGGHVTVRVGRSESHMEIHVIDSGKGIAPEFLPYVFDRFRQADSTSRRSHGGLGLGLAIVRHLVESHGGSVRAESEGDGKGATFIVALPLLAVQNGPVSHGAHIEDDASADVPAVVVSPETNGHATATLATRLEKQAQPSLAGVRVLTVDDEPDVRSLVAVVLREAGATSRAVASVDEALAMIDTFRPDVLVSDIGMPGQDGYALVRILREREQADGHARHLPAIALTAYATLGDRRLALAAGFDVHMSKPVTPLELATAIASAVRGRDDLSD
- a CDS encoding response regulator gives rise to the protein MADLKPILLVEDNPNDIELTLAALAENHLANEVVVVRDGEEALHYLRMEGIFKLRAKGMPSVVLLDLKLPKVDGLQVLEAIKQDADLMQVPVVMLTSSREEQDLLRSYKLGVNAYVVKPVDFGDFVEAIKEMGLFWAVINQPPPGSVTSRR
- a CDS encoding ATP-binding protein; translated protein: MSPSSMTIRAEDQLPANLAECDREPIHVPEQIQAHGMFMLVDADRRIRRISENAADYFNREATDLLGMSVNDVVDDATLRQVDAVATSYGSNAEARCACTTTLPGFDLPFDVIASLAGDQVIVEFEAAMTRPFSFRDLYTVVRQAVSRMESATSIEELTQFAAEEVRRFTGYDRVKVYRFDANWNGRTIAESRAEHMPSFLGLHFPASDIPAQARRLYTTSRIRQIPDIHYKPVPILSRETEPVDLSYSILRSVSPVHIQYLKNMGVGASMSVSILRNGNLWGLIACHHASPITLSFEVRAACDYVAQVLALQVAALEAAEAAQARIRYASLRTSLLARIAGAEDFVQAMAASPQQLLGLTDATGAALVFDDRTLLVGATPSREQVAGLLRWIEGRSAEDVFATQSIAPVYPPAAAYEDKACGVIAINISRTRPSWVLWFRPEVIQTVNWAGDPRKVGSDSDASAAPEVPRALTPRNSFDQWKETVRHQSLAWSTFEIESAAEMRDAIVRIVLKRAEELAALTGELQRTNRELEAFSYSVSHDLRAPFRHIVGYSELLQKRTSNLDDTSRRYLRTITDSARFAGTLVDGLLAFSQMSRTALRPMEIDMRRLVDEVIGEVQMAEAGSRTITWHVGELPNVIADVTMLRSAVRNLLSNAVKYTRPKPEAIVEVGHRVEGNEDVFLVRDNGAGFDPRYRDKLFGVFQRLHRMEDFEGTGIGLANVRRTIERHGGRTWAESALGEGATFYFSLPRKTQQQDPAHGRSETDTAR
- a CDS encoding right-handed parallel beta-helix repeat-containing protein, encoding MTYNKKNKTARTKIETLEDRRLMSTSVLQDGVLAVTGEAQASNRINLSLSEDGSRIQVTEGQKVLQRVALAEVKRIQIRGGLLNDTITVSSKIEIGATIYGGAGDDTIVTGSGTDLVYGGDGNDNITVAPGDMVVDGHGNNTINRSGTNAVLSPPTALDLPGNVTVKSLNLNLNLNGTGTGTGTGTKPTINPATGEQQVEMPTWNPSLPGDLGQFTSSNSPAINNVLLIDARTDKVIGNFTNGMTIDLSKYSGGISVRADGNGYTKSVRFGVDGNSSYQTENYAPFTIAGDGGYADYWSWKPSVGSHTVKVTGYAGPSATGTASSTKTFAINVINSAVSGGTTTPSTSTPTINSFSLIDPTTNKIIGEIRDGDTINVRTLANGKSINIMANANGATKSVRFGYDSNSNYRLEVGAPFTLSGDSGNDYWSTAPSLGKHTVKATAYANTSGTGTSTSKTLTFNVVNQTVPTTTQPPTTTNPNIPAQSPSNGNVAPNVSFINPVDHAEQAYPGHYVIRAAASDTDGKVSKVEFFANGTPIDSTTEAPHSVAWLNVAAGKYTLTARATDNDGAQKSTSITVTIKNPTVDQTFYVSTSGNNSNSGGSTSSAFRTINHAASLAGPGDTIVILPGTYRESVTLKTSGTETAPITFKAQQPGTVFIDGADVMSGWSRVGSSHIYSADWDKDFFTNGTRVHGSVPETGHAEQFIYNNKMLTHVHSWSALSAGEFYVDWNANKVHVWLPDNADARSKTVLGSTRQTLMATTTAAYITVDGLNFRHAANFPQQPVVRTTDGWVVKNSKFEMMNAVALGIYGTDVLIQNNVMTNNGHTGLTGQAVNGLLVDNTIHGNNTRGFRATWESGGGKMTRTEGLYVLNMNSYNNKGPGFWLDVHNKDFVISGGFFHDNIGVNSNQQGPGMLIEINGGPGRVQGASFYGNVASGLTVAESTDITVRGNYFGPGNRFELRNMANRPYTIQNIKIESNRFQNSTIANADPNFTTNSFRTMNVTADFNVFDNDSNVAWYHWKGVKCYSGTSIFDSLGVDKTATAGNVTIPKA